A stretch of the Paenibacillus dendritiformis genome encodes the following:
- a CDS encoding MarR family winged helix-turn-helix transcriptional regulator, with product MKKASDELVRLVKEMNEADYAMNVMLLQAHESLIGPEITAKQTILLELVHKHGRLTVSELAERMKVSSSAVSQIVSKLEKAKYVSREINPDNRREIFVRLDERGEEHFAREEEFERTIIDRYYSQLEYEEVVALKNIVLKLKGIVEKECKGGAETD from the coding sequence TTGAAAAAGGCAAGCGACGAGCTTGTCCGTCTCGTCAAGGAGATGAATGAAGCGGATTACGCCATGAACGTCATGCTGCTTCAAGCTCATGAGTCGCTGATCGGCCCCGAGATTACAGCGAAGCAGACGATCTTGCTCGAGCTCGTTCACAAGCATGGGCGTCTGACGGTCAGCGAGCTTGCGGAGCGGATGAAGGTCTCCTCCAGCGCGGTCAGCCAGATCGTCAGCAAGCTGGAGAAGGCGAAGTATGTCAGCCGGGAGATCAATCCGGACAACCGGCGGGAAATCTTCGTTCGTCTGGACGAGCGCGGAGAGGAGCATTTCGCCCGGGAGGAGGAGTTCGAGCGGACCATTATCGACCGCTACTATTCCCAGCTCGAGTATGAAGAGGTCGTGGCATTGAAGAACATCGTCCTCAAGCTCAAAGGGATCGTAGAGAAGGAATGCAAGGGCGGGGCAGAGACGGATTGA
- a CDS encoding GNAT family N-acetyltransferase, with amino-acid sequence MTTGRPKTDAPVRFLEGKDIYLRPIGPEDADLYYYMLFEPEMRRLTGTQRHFSKEQVARHIEGKTQSASDMLLLIAIRESDQVIGDIELQDIDSINRSASMRIAIDAPDNQGRGFGSEAIGLLLEYAFGILQLHRIELNVFAFNERAIHVYEKMGFRREGVQRDALYYNHEYHDSIMMSILEQEYRNRG; translated from the coding sequence ATGACCACTGGCAGACCAAAAACAGACGCACCTGTACGATTTCTTGAAGGCAAGGACATCTACTTACGGCCGATCGGCCCGGAGGATGCGGACCTTTATTACTACATGCTATTTGAACCGGAAATGAGACGATTAACGGGAACGCAGCGGCATTTTTCCAAGGAGCAGGTCGCGCGCCATATCGAAGGCAAAACGCAATCCGCTTCCGACATGCTGCTGCTGATTGCGATCCGCGAATCCGATCAAGTCATCGGGGATATTGAGCTTCAGGATATCGACAGCATTAACCGCAGCGCCAGCATGCGCATCGCGATTGACGCGCCGGACAATCAGGGCAGAGGGTTCGGCAGCGAAGCGATCGGCTTGCTGCTGGAATACGCCTTCGGCATTTTGCAGCTGCATCGGATTGAATTGAACGTCTTCGCCTTCAATGAACGCGCCATTCACGTCTACGAGAAAATGGGCTTCCGGCGCGAAGGCGTGCAGCGCGACGCCCTGTATTACAATCATGAGTATCATGATTCCATTATGATGAGCATCCTGGAGCAGGAGTACCGGAACCGCGGGTAA
- a CDS encoding DUF4023 domain-containing protein: MENTHDFVEKLKETQEKAERNQQRQGKGSPGNKLPNKQHSTNK, encoded by the coding sequence ATGGAAAATACGCATGATTTTGTCGAGAAGCTGAAGGAGACGCAGGAGAAGGCGGAGCGCAATCAACAGCGGCAGGGCAAAGGATCGCCGGGCAACAAGCTGCCGAACAAGCAGCACAGCACCAATAAGTAG
- a CDS encoding MucBP domain-containing protein, translating to MKRRFRLVVTWLCMLSVAFGTIPGTLGAQAASSGELEWPNPGAVKLTKEANPVEGKLDEWDITLTVEGKNLKSGSSDVVLVIDKSGSMTQKPNQNRLPKAKDAAKKFVDNLLIEDSDTRIAVVTFNKTSDQVSDFKGLDQKTELKRAIDNIQATGGTNIQAGLHEAQELLKTSQANNKVIVLLSDGEPTYSYKASTAVKGSWGNNSHQFILSDFNDKNIIGSGSSYSLGSNWYGLGKETCFLWSCSYEFEIKDNGIGTISEAKLAHDAGIHIYSIGLDVGSNSNATNTLKDVANKGYYSGTSDSLERIFSELASKIAFAAENAVVTDPMGDMFDLKLKGSSFGPDDYKASQGEVTWNPQTETFTWNIGNVTEGNPATLTYRVKMDHSKNPDPKQLYPTNKTTTMNYTDAKGDRTSKDFEVPRVGLGKGSILVKAYKVNANGKPVNSDGQEVERPDLAQELYSRYHEEDGSDALEVGKSYTVPAPTVPGYTLRVGDNPTKVDLTVSKPSPIIWFGYNDVPNKLTIVHQSGDKVLDRSEADKKPGESIDVSSKNFDGYEFSNVEVSKGSGLTVDSGHVTGVMPGQDVTITFHYTANDQSVKVRYVDRATGKDLLEPSVKTGKTGETLTLEAAHVAGYEAEKPTTVEYVLKAGENPDHIFYYNGTEQSLKVRYVDRGTGKELLVPIVKTGKTGEELTLKAEEIAGYEAEEPTTVEYVLKAENPDHVFYYNGLGQGVKVRYVDRATGKDLLEPSVKTGKTGEELTLKAEEIAGYEAEEPKTVTYELKAGENPDHIFYYTAEKQTVTVKYLEKGTDKVLAEATAHEGATGQTVTLEAKPIPGYTAENDTYEYTFKAGKNEYTFYYTAKEQTVTVKYLLEGTKDVEVAAPDTFTGPTGSEKLLTAKPVEGYEPVDPSEYKYKFTAEANQEYIFYYKALKQTVTVKYLEKGTDKALAEATTHEGVTGETVTLEAKPIAGYTAENDTYAYTFKAGTNEYIFYYAGSSQTLTVKYLEQGTEKELAAEKLLEGVTGQTIGLTAKEVAGYKPLNATHKYTFSAEADQVYTFYYTKDDPTGEERTVIVHYVDRATEQSLKESTSHIGQVGSALTLKAEDITVTDSVYKPERYSVEYTVTADTEQEYTFYYNKVNEGETYTVTVHYVDQESNLALQAPSTHSGKAGEVLWLRADQITVTDAVYTPLKFNELYTITTASDQQYTFYYVKGEHGDIQLLTVNHLEAETNHVLKESERVKGRAGEQVLYRTSPITVTGAVYHPEHPSYSYTFTAEPEQMLNIFYKKNPSQTEHKVTVKYLEQGTGNTLAAPTTKSGKPGEQVTLTAVPVSGYTPVKSSDTYTFTDAEGQEYIFYYTKNSSNPDPDGGSPGGSTTTITPSPKPLPPVPPVPPLPPVPPKLDMENHYNYINGYPDGTVKPENQISREEVAAIFYRLMENESRANYLTDQNSFSDVAKKRWSNKHISTMERAGIITGYQDGTFKPGQSITRAEFAAIASRFDKLNDQANGMFSDISGHWAEKYIVSAANKGWIKGYPDGTFKPNQYITRAEAMAFINSVLNRKVKAADIHDDAKQWPDNKPGKWYYTDVLEATNHHEYSRSENGYETWDSIQPDRVYP from the coding sequence ATGAAACGCCGATTCAGACTAGTAGTTACATGGTTGTGTATGTTGAGTGTCGCATTTGGGACGATTCCGGGCACGCTCGGCGCCCAGGCGGCGAGTTCCGGGGAGCTTGAGTGGCCGAATCCGGGAGCGGTGAAGCTCACGAAGGAAGCGAACCCGGTCGAAGGCAAGCTGGATGAATGGGATATTACACTGACAGTCGAAGGCAAGAACCTGAAATCGGGCTCCTCCGATGTCGTGCTCGTAATCGACAAGTCGGGAAGCATGACCCAAAAACCGAACCAGAACCGATTGCCGAAGGCCAAGGATGCAGCGAAGAAATTCGTTGACAATCTCTTGATTGAAGACTCGGACACGAGAATTGCAGTAGTGACCTTCAATAAGACTTCTGATCAGGTATCTGACTTCAAAGGCCTTGACCAGAAGACGGAATTGAAACGTGCCATTGATAATATACAGGCGACCGGGGGAACGAATATTCAGGCCGGACTGCACGAAGCTCAGGAGCTTTTAAAGACAAGCCAGGCCAACAACAAAGTGATCGTTCTGCTGAGTGACGGGGAGCCGACGTATAGTTACAAGGCGTCTACTGCAGTAAAAGGTTCATGGGGAAATAATAGCCATCAGTTTATTCTTTCTGATTTTAACGACAAAAACATTATTGGGTCGGGCTCCAGTTACAGCCTGGGCTCTAACTGGTATGGTTTGGGTAAGGAAACTTGTTTTTTGTGGAGTTGCAGCTATGAGTTTGAAATTAAAGACAATGGCATCGGCACGATTTCCGAAGCCAAGCTGGCCCATGATGCAGGAATTCATATTTATTCTATTGGGTTGGATGTTGGCAGCAATAGCAATGCCACCAATACGCTGAAAGATGTTGCCAACAAAGGCTATTATTCGGGCACCAGCGACAGTCTGGAGCGAATCTTCTCCGAACTGGCCAGCAAAATTGCCTTTGCCGCAGAGAATGCGGTAGTCACTGACCCGATGGGGGACATGTTCGATCTGAAGTTGAAGGGAAGCTCCTTCGGCCCGGACGACTACAAGGCCTCTCAAGGGGAGGTAACCTGGAACCCGCAAACCGAAACGTTTACCTGGAACATTGGCAATGTTACGGAAGGCAATCCGGCGACGCTTACTTACCGGGTCAAAATGGATCACTCCAAAAACCCGGATCCAAAACAATTGTACCCGACCAATAAGACAACGACGATGAATTACACCGATGCCAAAGGTGATCGTACATCGAAGGATTTCGAAGTGCCGAGAGTGGGCTTGGGCAAAGGTTCGATTCTCGTCAAGGCGTATAAAGTCAATGCCAACGGCAAGCCGGTCAATTCCGACGGCCAAGAAGTCGAACGCCCGGATTTGGCCCAAGAGCTGTACAGCCGCTACCACGAGGAGGATGGAAGCGACGCGCTTGAGGTTGGCAAATCCTATACCGTCCCGGCGCCAACAGTGCCAGGTTACACGTTGAGAGTTGGCGACAATCCAACGAAAGTGGATTTGACGGTTAGCAAGCCTTCGCCAATTATTTGGTTCGGTTATAACGATGTCCCTAACAAGCTGACGATTGTTCACCAATCGGGAGACAAGGTGCTGGATCGCAGCGAGGCGGACAAAAAGCCGGGCGAATCCATCGATGTAAGCAGCAAGAATTTCGACGGCTACGAGTTCTCCAATGTCGAGGTTAGTAAAGGCAGCGGACTGACTGTGGACAGCGGGCATGTAACGGGCGTGATGCCTGGCCAGGATGTAACGATTACTTTTCATTACACCGCAAATGATCAAAGCGTCAAAGTCCGTTACGTAGACCGAGCCACGGGCAAGGATCTGCTGGAACCAAGCGTGAAGACAGGGAAGACGGGAGAAACACTGACGCTGGAAGCCGCACATGTTGCGGGATATGAAGCGGAAAAACCGACAACCGTAGAATACGTGCTGAAGGCCGGCGAAAATCCGGATCATATCTTCTACTACAACGGGACAGAGCAGAGCTTGAAGGTGCGCTATGTGGACCGTGGAACCGGCAAGGAATTGCTGGTCCCAATTGTGAAGACAGGGAAGACCGGGGAAGAACTTACGCTGAAAGCCGAAGAAATTGCGGGGTATGAAGCAGAAGAGCCGACAACCGTAGAATATGTGCTGAAGGCTGAAAATCCGGATCATGTCTTCTACTACAACGGATTGGGACAGGGCGTCAAAGTCCGTTACGTAGACCGAGCCACGGGTAAGGATCTGCTGGAACCAAGCGTGAAGACAGGGAAGACCGGGGAAGAGCTTACGCTGAAAGCCGAAGAAATTGCGGGCTATGAAGCGGAAGAGCCGAAAACAGTGACATATGAGCTGAAGGCTGGCGAGAATCCGGATCACATCTTCTACTACACGGCGGAGAAGCAGACAGTCACCGTGAAGTACCTGGAGAAAGGTACGGATAAGGTACTGGCTGAAGCAACGGCGCATGAAGGCGCAACGGGCCAGACCGTAACGCTGGAAGCGAAGCCGATTCCGGGTTACACCGCAGAGAACGATACGTATGAGTATACATTCAAAGCAGGTAAGAACGAGTATACGTTCTACTATACGGCGAAGGAACAAACGGTCACCGTGAAGTACTTACTGGAAGGCACGAAGGATGTCGAGGTTGCCGCCCCGGATACATTCACAGGCCCGACGGGTTCCGAAAAGCTGCTGACCGCGAAGCCGGTAGAAGGATATGAGCCGGTTGATCCAAGTGAATATAAGTATAAGTTCACAGCGGAAGCGAACCAGGAGTACATTTTCTACTACAAGGCTCTGAAGCAGACGGTCACCGTAAAGTACCTGGAAAAAGGTACGGACAAAGCACTGGCTGAAGCAACAACACATGAAGGCGTGACGGGTGAGACCGTAACGCTGGAAGCGAAGCCGATCGCGGGTTACACCGCAGAGAACGATACGTATGCGTACACGTTCAAAGCAGGAACGAACGAATACATCTTCTACTACGCCGGAAGCAGTCAGACGCTGACCGTGAAGTATCTGGAGCAAGGAACGGAGAAAGAACTGGCAGCGGAGAAGCTGCTCGAAGGCGTAACCGGGCAGACCATCGGACTGACGGCGAAAGAAGTGGCGGGCTACAAGCCGTTGAACGCCACGCACAAATACACGTTCTCGGCGGAAGCTGACCAAGTGTATACGTTCTACTACACCAAAGATGATCCGACAGGCGAAGAGCGCACCGTAATCGTGCATTACGTCGATCGGGCGACGGAACAATCGCTGAAGGAGTCCACTTCGCATATTGGGCAAGTGGGGTCGGCGCTTACGCTGAAGGCGGAAGACATTACGGTGACGGATTCGGTCTACAAGCCGGAACGATATAGCGTCGAGTACACAGTTACAGCAGACACCGAGCAGGAGTACACCTTCTACTACAACAAAGTTAATGAGGGCGAGACGTACACGGTGACGGTTCACTATGTGGATCAAGAATCGAATCTGGCTCTCCAAGCTCCGTCCACTCATTCCGGCAAGGCCGGGGAAGTGCTGTGGCTGAGAGCGGATCAGATTACCGTTACAGACGCCGTATACACGCCGCTGAAATTCAATGAGCTTTACACGATTACGACGGCTTCTGATCAGCAGTATACGTTCTACTATGTGAAGGGCGAGCATGGCGATATTCAGCTTCTGACGGTTAACCATCTGGAAGCCGAGACGAACCATGTGCTGAAAGAATCCGAGCGAGTCAAAGGAAGAGCGGGCGAGCAAGTCCTGTACCGGACGTCTCCGATTACGGTAACGGGTGCCGTCTATCACCCTGAGCATCCAAGTTACTCGTATACATTCACTGCTGAACCGGAGCAGATGTTGAATATTTTCTACAAAAAGAACCCATCCCAGACGGAGCACAAGGTGACCGTGAAGTATCTGGAGCAGGGAACGGGCAACACGTTGGCAGCGCCGACGACGAAGAGCGGCAAGCCGGGAGAACAAGTGACGTTGACGGCAGTCCCGGTATCCGGCTATACGCCGGTGAAGTCCAGTGACACGTACACGTTCACCGATGCGGAAGGACAGGAATACATTTTCTATTACACGAAAAATTCGTCCAATCCGGATCCGGACGGCGGCAGTCCGGGAGGAAGCACCACGACAATAACGCCGTCGCCGAAGCCGCTGCCTCCGGTGCCTCCTGTGCCGCCATTGCCGCCGGTACCGCCGAAGCTGGATATGGAGAATCACTACAACTACATCAACGGCTACCCGGATGGCACGGTGAAGCCGGAGAATCAGATTAGCCGGGAAGAGGTCGCCGCCATCTTCTATCGTCTGATGGAGAATGAGAGCCGCGCGAACTATCTGACCGACCAGAATTCGTTCTCGGATGTAGCGAAGAAACGTTGGTCGAACAAACACATCTCGACGATGGAGCGGGCCGGAATCATCACCGGATATCAGGACGGCACCTTCAAGCCGGGCCAATCGATTACGCGGGCGGAATTCGCCGCGATCGCGTCCCGATTCGACAAGCTCAATGATCAAGCGAACGGCATGTTCTCGGATATCTCCGGACATTGGGCGGAGAAATATATCGTATCGGCCGCGAATAAAGGCTGGATTAAAGGTTATCCGGACGGCACCTTCAAGCCGAATCAGTACATTACGCGGGCGGAAGCGATGGCTTTCATCAACAGTGTGCTTAACCGGAAGGTGAAGGCAGCCGATATCCATGACGATGCGAAGCAATGGCCGGATAACAAGCCGGGCAAATGGTACTATACGGACGTGTTGGAGGCGACGAACCACCACGAGTACAGCCGTTCCGAGAACGGTTATGAGACGTGGGATTCCATCCAACCGGACCGGGTATACCCATAA
- the menA gene encoding 1,4-dihydroxy-2-naphthoate polyprenyltransferase — MTIKSFLKLVELQTKTASMIPFFIGSLYAVFRFQSFELSHFLLMLASLLSFDMATTAINNYYDYKKAIKTHGYGYEVHNAIVQFKLKESTVVAAIITLLVIAISAGVVLFLQTSLLILLLGGLSFLVGFLYSLGPVPISRMPLGELFSGLFMGFVIIFISTYIHVEDHQLAALWLEDWHVKIDINIIEVLLVFLISIPAILCIANIMLANNICDMEDDVENKRYTLPVYIGRANALALFRIIYYASYLDLIVLFILKVNPIILLLVLCTLIPVQRNIRAFQQKQTKEHTFVLAVKNFIITNVARIAALGAAILLNLI; from the coding sequence GTGACAATCAAAAGCTTTCTTAAGCTGGTCGAGCTTCAGACCAAAACGGCCAGCATGATCCCCTTCTTTATCGGCAGTCTGTATGCCGTATTTCGGTTCCAATCCTTCGAACTCAGCCATTTCTTGCTGATGTTGGCCTCTCTGCTGTCCTTCGATATGGCGACCACGGCGATCAACAACTATTACGATTACAAAAAGGCGATCAAAACCCATGGCTACGGCTATGAAGTCCATAATGCAATCGTGCAGTTCAAATTGAAGGAATCGACAGTCGTTGCCGCCATTATAACCCTGCTCGTAATCGCGATAAGCGCGGGGGTTGTTCTGTTCCTCCAGACCAGCCTGCTGATCCTGCTTTTGGGCGGATTATCGTTTTTGGTCGGCTTTTTGTACTCGCTTGGGCCGGTCCCCATCTCGCGCATGCCGCTGGGGGAGTTGTTCTCCGGACTGTTCATGGGGTTCGTTATCATCTTCATTTCCACCTATATTCATGTGGAAGATCATCAGCTGGCGGCCTTATGGCTGGAGGACTGGCATGTCAAGATCGATATCAACATCATTGAAGTGCTGCTGGTATTCCTTATCTCGATACCGGCCATTCTGTGCATTGCGAATATTATGCTGGCCAACAATATTTGCGATATGGAAGACGATGTGGAAAATAAGCGGTATACGCTTCCCGTCTATATCGGCAGGGCGAATGCGCTAGCCTTGTTCCGCATCATCTATTACGCTTCCTATCTGGACCTTATCGTTCTGTTCATTTTGAAGGTCAACCCCATTATTCTGCTGCTTGTCCTATGCACCCTCATCCCGGTGCAGCGCAATATTCGCGCTTTTCAGCAGAAGCAGACCAAGGAGCATACCTTCGTCTTGGCTGTCAAAAACTTCATCATCACGAATGTGGCCCGCATTGCCGCTCTGGGCGCAGCGATTTTGCTCAACCTGATATAG
- a CDS encoding anthrax toxin lethal factor-related metalloendopeptidase, producing the protein MKWDKRLLGLLILAAILFTVPVYPVHAEDAIIDKLVVLPSSEYNVKEAEAMKERLAKIPSRILNQLYDKGVKIKLTNDIITNEPELSYLKGVTPRGWEGTGMTWDDVPGVSERIVAARIGYSNKGQGHNSFNLEIHETMHAVDRIVFNEISGTEEFKNIFNQEANVNYNGDGYVSVHPTEYFAETASLYVYSDATREELKKTTPLTYEFMDKLFANP; encoded by the coding sequence ATGAAATGGGACAAGCGTCTATTGGGCCTGCTTATATTGGCCGCTATCTTGTTCACGGTGCCGGTATATCCGGTTCACGCCGAGGATGCCATTATCGATAAATTAGTCGTGCTGCCAAGCAGCGAGTATAATGTCAAGGAAGCCGAAGCCATGAAGGAACGGCTGGCCAAGATTCCCTCCCGCATTTTGAACCAGTTGTATGACAAGGGCGTCAAAATCAAGCTGACGAACGACATCATTACGAACGAACCGGAGTTAAGCTATTTGAAGGGCGTTACGCCGCGAGGCTGGGAAGGCACCGGCATGACATGGGACGATGTTCCCGGCGTCAGCGAGCGGATTGTCGCCGCCCGCATCGGTTACAGCAATAAGGGCCAGGGACACAATTCGTTCAATCTGGAAATTCACGAGACCATGCATGCGGTGGACCGCATCGTCTTCAATGAAATCAGCGGCACCGAGGAATTCAAGAACATTTTCAATCAGGAAGCGAATGTCAACTATAACGGGGACGGCTACGTGTCGGTCCATCCGACCGAATACTTTGCGGAGACCGCCAGCTTGTATGTATACAGCGACGCCACGCGGGAAGAGCTCAAGAAGACGACTCCGCTCACCTATGAATTTATGGACAAGCTGTTCGCCAATCCATAA
- a CDS encoding serine hydrolase domain-containing protein, with translation MKMKRERLEHLFSKLEEQGGMSGVFLAAEQGEIIYQRAFGEADLATGRRVTTGSVFDLASLSKPFTAAGIMVLAEEGKLGYDDPAAQWLPELPYPGITIRHLLCHTSGLPDFMQLFCEHWDRKRIATNADVLAKLAEHRPPAYFEPNERWLYSNTGYVLLALIIERATGRTFADFMRERVFLPLGMNASRIYSRRVEGDAIDNYAYGYVYDYHSSRYELPDLVPETKYVVYLDGIQGDGAMSSNVHDLLAFDRALSVGKLIGGLSLEQAYAPVRLNNGETIDYGFGWILEDKEGKGRIVSHSGGWPGYASLLNRYLEADMTLIYLRNREQDVEFDQAVIDAAEQILFDQPYEIPQRPLERRIASVDPGSYPCYAGVYQQEDGEDGIISVLIEDGRLCMQTPGTVRVELYPGSDARFFVRSIPVEVKFVVQAGQTRAEKLVIVEEGHETHAVRIG, from the coding sequence ATGAAGATGAAACGGGAGCGGTTAGAACATTTGTTCAGCAAGTTGGAAGAACAGGGAGGAATGAGCGGGGTCTTCCTGGCCGCCGAGCAGGGCGAGATTATTTATCAGAGGGCCTTTGGGGAGGCTGACCTGGCGACGGGCCGGCGGGTGACGACGGGATCGGTATTCGATTTGGCTTCATTGTCGAAGCCGTTCACGGCGGCGGGAATCATGGTGCTCGCAGAGGAGGGCAAGCTGGGCTATGACGACCCGGCAGCCCAGTGGCTGCCGGAGCTTCCTTATCCGGGAATTACCATACGCCATCTGCTCTGTCATACGTCCGGGCTGCCGGACTTTATGCAGCTGTTCTGCGAGCATTGGGATCGGAAGCGAATCGCGACGAACGCCGACGTGCTGGCGAAGCTGGCGGAGCATCGGCCGCCGGCTTATTTCGAGCCGAATGAGAGATGGCTGTACAGCAATACCGGCTATGTGCTGCTTGCGCTGATTATTGAGCGGGCGACGGGCCGGACCTTTGCCGACTTCATGCGCGAGCGCGTCTTCCTTCCGCTCGGGATGAACGCTTCGAGAATCTACAGCCGGAGAGTGGAGGGCGACGCGATAGACAATTACGCCTACGGTTATGTGTATGATTATCATTCTTCCCGGTACGAGCTGCCTGACCTTGTGCCGGAGACGAAATATGTCGTCTACCTTGACGGCATCCAGGGCGATGGCGCAATGAGCTCGAACGTTCATGATCTGCTCGCCTTCGACCGGGCGCTCAGTGTAGGGAAGCTTATCGGCGGCCTATCGCTGGAGCAAGCGTATGCTCCCGTACGCTTGAATAATGGGGAGACAATCGACTACGGGTTCGGCTGGATATTAGAAGATAAGGAAGGTAAGGGGCGCATCGTCAGCCATAGCGGAGGATGGCCGGGGTATGCCTCCCTCCTGAACCGCTATCTTGAGGCCGATATGACGCTTATTTATTTGCGTAACCGGGAGCAGGATGTCGAATTCGACCAGGCGGTTATCGACGCCGCCGAACAAATTTTGTTCGACCAGCCTTATGAGATTCCTCAGCGGCCGCTAGAGAGACGGATTGCTTCCGTCGACCCGGGTTCATATCCGTGCTATGCCGGAGTATACCAACAGGAAGACGGAGAGGACGGCATCATCTCCGTCTTGATTGAGGACGGCCGGCTGTGCATGCAGACTCCCGGCACCGTGCGCGTGGAGCTGTATCCGGGCAGTGACGCGAGATTTTTCGTTCGG
- a CDS encoding LacI family DNA-binding transcriptional regulator, with protein sequence MATIKDVSKLAGVSVATVSRVLNQKGYVHEDTEKKVMEAIRELNYIPNDVARSLTKKSAKMLALLVPDITNPFFNELARAVEKVTQLYGYATILCNSDDTPANEKQYIHALKQKYIDGFILASNTLSAEEVRLLDVPVVTLDRTISDTIPTVASDNREGARQGVQYLLDRGCSKIAHLRGPQQLSIADERCQGYLDVVKEAAWFSPDLIIEGNFSLNQATEAANRLLDRHPDVDGIFAGNDIMAMGALRAVQKRDIPVPDRMQIVGFDGISLGEMVYPELTTVAQSIYEMGLLAARMLIKMIERKPLDTMHYKLPVELIRRGTTR encoded by the coding sequence ATGGCCACGATCAAAGATGTGTCGAAATTGGCGGGCGTATCGGTCGCAACCGTCTCCCGGGTCCTGAACCAAAAAGGGTATGTCCATGAGGACACCGAGAAGAAAGTGATGGAGGCCATTCGGGAACTGAACTATATTCCGAATGACGTCGCCAGAAGCTTGACCAAAAAATCGGCGAAAATGCTGGCGCTTCTCGTCCCCGACATCACGAACCCGTTCTTCAATGAACTGGCCCGTGCCGTGGAGAAGGTAACCCAATTGTACGGATACGCAACCATTTTATGCAACTCCGACGACACCCCTGCCAATGAGAAGCAGTATATTCACGCATTGAAGCAGAAATACATCGACGGCTTCATCCTTGCATCGAATACACTGTCGGCGGAAGAAGTCCGGCTGCTGGATGTTCCGGTGGTCACGTTGGACCGGACGATTTCGGATACCATACCGACGGTCGCCTCCGACAACCGGGAGGGAGCGCGGCAAGGCGTGCAATATCTCCTTGATCGCGGCTGCAGCAAAATCGCCCATCTTCGGGGACCGCAGCAGCTATCGATTGCGGATGAACGATGCCAGGGATATTTGGACGTGGTGAAGGAGGCCGCATGGTTCTCCCCGGATCTCATCATCGAAGGCAACTTCAGCCTGAATCAGGCGACGGAAGCGGCCAATCGCTTGCTGGATCGTCACCCCGATGTCGACGGTATCTTCGCCGGCAACGATATTATGGCGATGGGAGCGCTGCGGGCCGTTCAGAAACGGGATATTCCCGTTCCCGACCGGATGCAGATTGTCGGCTTCGACGGCATCTCGCTGGGCGAGATGGTCTACCCGGAATTGACGACAGTCGCGCAATCCATCTATGAAATGGGGCTGCTGGCAGCCCGAATGCTGATTAAAATGATCGAAAGAAAGCCGCTGGACACGATGCATTACAAGCTTCCCGTAGAACTGATCCGGCGAGGGACGACGCGATAA